The sequence below is a genomic window from Babesia bigemina genome assembly Bbig001, chromosome : II.
ACACTATCACGTGCGTCTCAGCCTGCGACTGGTGCAACTGGCCCTCCAGCCACCGCCACTGCTCCTGGCCCAGCGTGTCACCGCCGTGATTGCAGCCGAAACCCGATAGGTAGTTCCACAGCCGCCTCACTATGTAGTGGTGCATGCAAGGCTTGTACCAGTGGCAGTTGTGGCACGCACAGTAGTAGAAGCTGTTGCGGTGGTACCTCATGTCCAGCACGATCACCTTCACCCGGTGCACGGGGCAGTGCGGATTGCGATACTCCGCTGAAAAGTACGCGCCCGCACGACGTCGCCGGTAGTGCCCCGCCGGTTTCTCCAGAAAGTCCAGCAGAATCTGCTGCGACGCCTCGCGGTGCTGGAAGCTGTCGTGGCCATCGTTCATGCCGAAGTCGTGGTCGTCGTAGATGCCGTCGATGCGCCGCAACTGCCTCCTGAACTCGCTATAAACGGGGTGGTTGCGGGCGGCGGTGTAGTAGCCCCTTAGGCATTCCGGCGTGCCGCAGTGGTTGTCTGGCCGAGGTGAGAAAAAAGTGCAGCGAGAACCCACCCGGGTAGACGATGTCGCCCGTGTACAAAAACAGGTCGGGACGTGCCCGCGATATCGCGGGAAAAATACGGTTGTCACCGAGATCGAACTGCTGGCAGCTCCCGAAGGCGAGCCTGCCGAGGGGCTCGGCGTACTCCTCGTCCGGGGGCGAAGGCGCGAGTTGGGTGCCGTAGCGGGCCTCGTAGCGCGCCGCGGAGTCGAGTTCGGCGTCACACCGGCATCTCACAACCGCGCAATTAAATAAAAGTGCAAGCAGCGGCAGTAACATCGTGCTTTTTGGTCTAGTTGGCTCCGCGGCAACTATGGCGTAATGAGCCACACGAGACGACAATACAGCAACACCACAACACGCGTAGAAGACACGGATGTATATGAAAACTTAGCAGACATTATGTACGCGCTTTGAGTAGGTTGCGGCGATCTTTCGCGTTAGCGATCCGCTTTTCGTTTTCCGCCGCTCTGATATAGTTGTAATCATCCTTCGAGATAATGTCGTTGAGGTACAACTCCCGCAGACACGTGAAGAATATACCGCCGCTGGTGCGTTTCCGGCTGCCGTCGGCCGTCAGCACGCCGCCGTTGCGTTCAATCTGCATAGTCAGATCGAACACGGTTTTGGAAAGGTCCGCGCCGATGCGCGTCACGCAGCGGTAAATCTGGTCGGCATTCGgctcctgcagcgccaCAGCAATGGTCGACGCGAGCACGCGGTTGATGTCATCCGGGTCCTCCTCGGACACGTGCAACGTCTCCCGGAGGTAGGTCACGAAGTCCGCGTGCTTACGCAGTTCGGCAAGTTTGTACGGAGTCAGGGACCAGATATCCTCCTCATTCAAAAACGGCTGGCGCTCAACCATAAGCTTCACGTTTTCAACCAGCCCAGAGAGCGCCGCAGCGTGGAACGGAGACCGCCCGTTGACGTCGCGCA
It includes:
- a CDS encoding membrane protein, putative — translated: MLLPLLALLFNCAVVRCRCDAELDSAARYEARYGTQLAPSPPDEEYAEPLGRLAFGSCQQFDLGDNRIFPAISRARPDLFLYTGDIVYPDNHCGTPECLRGYYTAARNHPVYSEFRRQLRRIDGIYDDHDFGMNDGHDSFQHREASQQILLDFLEKPAGHYRRRRAGAYFSAEYRNPHCPVHRVKVIVLDMRYHRNSFYYCACHNCHWYKPCMHHYIVRRLWNYLSGFGCNHGGDTLGQEQWRWLEGQLHQSQAETHVIVSSTQVFTKFPVAESWGLLPDAKERLTQLLLATKPKNPIFISGDVHWGGILEADGIVEVTSSSLTHSMYVEFAKIQPVVSFVLQWLNLPIYGYNNFGIIDFEHDDRCERLSRHIKLMDDEGKVVMDTFHDGYEDPMEPYRGVDQKATTFLRNTRIVHCTSLLWKVALISTIAATVYCAFVVAISILRRLFKRRHAKKDN